From a region of the Methanobrevibacter sp. TMH8 genome:
- a CDS encoding 50S ribosomal protein L5 — protein sequence MNPMEEVGIAKATLNIGVGESGERLSRAMNLLTTLFGQEPVKTFSKVTNPEFGIRKHQPIACKVTLRGEKADNAIKMILDGIGNRLGEQQFDDQGNVSFGIAEHIDIPGIRYDPDIGIFGMNISVTFEKPGYRIKRRKIQKRKIPKRHMVKKEETMKYMEENFQVKIGEEE from the coding sequence ATGAATCCTATGGAAGAAGTTGGCATTGCTAAAGCTACTTTAAATATTGGTGTTGGAGAATCTGGTGAAAGATTATCTCGTGCTATGAATCTTTTAACTACTCTATTTGGACAAGAACCTGTTAAAACTTTTTCTAAGGTTACAAATCCTGAATTTGGAATTAGAAAGCACCAACCTATCGCTTGTAAAGTAACTTTACGTGGTGAAAAGGCTGATAATGCTATTAAAATGATTTTAGATGGAATTGGTAATCGCCTTGGAGAACAACAATTTGATGATCAAGGGAATGTTTCTTTTGGTATAGCAGAACATATCGATATACCTGGAATTCGTTATGATCCAGATATTGGTATATTTGGAATGAATATTTCTGTTACTTTTGAAAAACCTGGTTATAGGATAAAAAGAAGAAAGATTCAAAAAAGGAAAATTCCTAAAAGACACATGGTTAAAAAAGAAGAAACTATGAAATACATGGAAGAAAACTTCCAAGTAAAGATTGGTGAAGAAGAGTAA
- a CDS encoding 30S ribosomal protein S4e, with product MAKMGSRKHLKRYKAPRNWPISPKENVWTVKPAAGPHSIEDSLSLLVVIRDILGLADNSREAKRIINTGKVLVDGRARKDYKYPVGFMDVVQIPSSEEVYRVLPDLKGRLTLHPISKENEGFKLCKITNKTTIKEGKTQLNLHDGRNVIVEESFSAGDVVSLKVPDQEITDNFKFEEGALVLITGGKHIGEIGIINEININKSSNPNTVVVENNKKENFLTLKDYAFVIGKDKPEISLPGGK from the coding sequence ATGGCAAAAATGGGATCAAGAAAGCATCTTAAAAGGTATAAAGCTCCTAGAAATTGGCCTATAAGTCCAAAAGAAAATGTTTGGACTGTCAAACCCGCAGCGGGACCTCATTCTATTGAAGATTCATTATCTTTACTCGTTGTAATTAGGGATATATTAGGGCTAGCTGATAACTCAAGAGAAGCTAAAAGAATTATTAATACTGGAAAAGTATTAGTTGATGGTAGGGCTAGAAAAGATTACAAATATCCAGTTGGTTTTATGGATGTAGTTCAAATTCCATCATCTGAAGAAGTTTATAGGGTTCTTCCAGATTTAAAAGGTAGATTAACTCTTCATCCAATTTCAAAAGAAAATGAAGGATTTAAATTATGTAAAATAACAAATAAAACCACTATTAAAGAAGGTAAAACTCAATTGAACCTTCATGATGGTAGAAATGTTATTGTTGAAGAATCTTTTTCTGCTGGGGATGTAGTTAGTTTAAAAGTTCCTGATCAAGAAATTACTGATAATTTCAAATTTGAAGAAGGAGCATTAGTTCTTATTACTGGTGGTAAACATATTGGTGAAATTGGTATAATCAATGAAATCAATATTAATAAATCATCCAATCCTAATACTGTTGTTGTTGAAAATAATAAAAAGGAAAATTTCCTTACATTAAAAGATTATGCGTTTGTTATTGGAAAAGACAAACCTGAGATTTCACTTCCTGGAGGTAAATGA
- the rplX gene encoding 50S ribosomal protein L24 — MSKQPRKQRKALYNAPLHARRNIMSVTLSRDLKEDYERRSLPVKVGDTVQIMRGEFKGHEGKVEGIDARNYKITVEGATLSKPDGNSVFFPIHPSNLMIVDADLKDERRSRIIERKE; from the coding sequence ATGTCAAAACAACCAAGAAAGCAAAGAAAAGCTCTTTATAATGCACCTTTACACGCTCGCCGTAATATTATGAGTGTCACTTTAAGCAGGGATTTAAAAGAAGATTATGAAAGAAGATCTTTACCTGTAAAGGTTGGTGACACTGTACAGATCATGCGTGGTGAATTTAAAGGGCATGAAGGAAAAGTTGAAGGCATAGATGCCAGAAACTATAAAATTACTGTTGAAGGAGCTACATTGAGTAAACCTGATGGAAACTCAGTATTTTTCCCAATTCACCCATCCAATTTAATGATTGTTGATGCGGACTTAAAAGACGAAAGAAGAAGCAGAATTATTGAGAGGAAGGAATAA
- a CDS encoding 30S ribosomal protein S14 — protein sequence MLPRKYGKAAKKCSRCGDHSAMVSRYGLMLCRQCFREVAPKIGFKKYN from the coding sequence ATGTTGCCAAGAAAATACGGAAAAGCAGCAAAAAAATGTAGTCGTTGCGGAGATCATTCTGCTATGGTCAGTCGTTATGGGCTCATGTTATGCAGGCAATGTTTTAGGGAAGTTGCTCCTAAAATTGGATTTAAAAAATATAATTAG
- a CDS encoding 50S ribosomal protein L19e has product MNLTTQKRLAASILKVGINRVWIDPEQTEEVSRAITREGVKQLIDQKAIKAKPKKGISSYRSKKLAEQKKKGKRKGRGSIKGAKYARTPKKQAWMTTIRALRKDLKSMREAEEIDPTTYRKLYRMAKGGAFRSKSYMKTYARDHDLIK; this is encoded by the coding sequence ATGAATCTTACCACTCAAAAGAGATTAGCTGCAAGTATACTTAAAGTTGGGATTAATAGAGTATGGATTGATCCTGAACAAACTGAAGAAGTATCAAGAGCTATTACAAGAGAAGGTGTTAAGCAGCTAATAGATCAAAAAGCTATAAAAGCTAAACCTAAAAAAGGTATTAGTAGCTACAGATCAAAAAAATTGGCTGAACAAAAGAAAAAAGGAAAAAGAAAAGGTAGAGGTAGTATAAAAGGAGCTAAATATGCAAGAACTCCTAAAAAACAAGCTTGGATGACTACCATAAGAGCTTTAAGAAAAGATCTCAAATCTATGCGTGAAGCAGAAGAGATTGATCCTACTACTTATCGTAAATTATATAGAATGGCTAAAGGTGGAGCCTTTAGAAGTAAATCTTATATGAAAACCTATGCCAGGGATCATGATTTGATTAAATAA
- a CDS encoding 30S ribosomal protein S8 produces the protein MTLMDPLADALTNIRNNELQVNESCSISPASKLIGQVLSTMQKENYIGEFEYIDDNKAGKFEVELEGNINQCGVIKPRHAVKKDEFEKFEKRYLPAKNFGILIVTTPEGIMTHKEAKEKGIGGRLLAYMY, from the coding sequence ATGACTCTTATGGATCCTCTCGCAGATGCTTTAACTAATATAAGAAATAATGAACTTCAGGTTAATGAATCTTGTTCTATTTCTCCTGCCTCTAAATTAATTGGGCAAGTTTTAAGCACTATGCAAAAAGAGAATTATATTGGTGAATTTGAATATATAGATGACAATAAGGCAGGAAAGTTCGAAGTAGAACTTGAAGGTAATATCAATCAATGTGGTGTTATAAAGCCTCGTCATGCTGTAAAAAAAGATGAATTTGAGAAATTTGAAAAAAGATACTTACCAGCAAAAAATTTCGGAATTTTGATCGTAACCACTCCTGAGGGTATTATGACCCACAAGGAAGCTAAAGAAAAAGGTATTGGCGGTCGTTTGTTGGCTTATATGTATTAG
- a CDS encoding 50S ribosomal protein L6 codes for MVLVANITEEIEIPESVDITLGDDVTIKGPQGEVSRKFTYPNISMKKEDNKIILETSFPKKKDKSMIGTTRAHINNMITGVTDGFTYHMKIVFAHFPMTVKVAGDKVNIDNFLGERHPRVAKIVGSAKVNVKGDEVTITGINKEDVGQTMANLEQATKIKGRDPRVFQDGIYLIDKA; via the coding sequence ATGGTTCTAGTTGCTAATATTACCGAAGAAATAGAAATTCCTGAAAGTGTAGATATTACCCTTGGCGATGATGTAACTATTAAAGGACCTCAAGGTGAAGTGTCCAGAAAATTTACATATCCTAATATATCTATGAAAAAAGAAGATAATAAAATAATTTTAGAAACTTCTTTTCCTAAAAAGAAAGATAAATCTATGATTGGAACAACTCGTGCTCATATTAATAATATGATTACTGGAGTTACAGATGGTTTCACATATCATATGAAAATTGTCTTTGCTCACTTTCCAATGACTGTTAAAGTCGCTGGAGATAAAGTTAATATTGACAATTTCCTTGGTGAAAGACATCCTCGAGTTGCTAAGATTGTTGGTAGTGCTAAAGTTAATGTAAAAGGTGATGAAGTCACTATTACTGGTATTAACAAAGAAGATGTTGGTCAAACTATGGCTAACTTAGAACAAGCTACTAAAATTAAAGGAAGAGATCCAAGAGTATTCCAAGATGGAATATATCTTATAGATAAAGCTTAA
- a CDS encoding 50S ribosomal protein L32e → MKKKFKRQEYARYKKLGIKWRRPRGKTSKMRRYEAGKPAMPSIGYGSPKTERGLHPSGFKDVLVKNMSELENLDPVTEAGRISATIGKKKKEMMLDKASELGIKILNK, encoded by the coding sequence ATGAAGAAAAAATTCAAAAGACAAGAATATGCCAGATATAAAAAGCTTGGGATAAAATGGAGACGTCCAAGAGGAAAAACCAGTAAAATGAGAAGGTATGAAGCAGGAAAGCCTGCAATGCCATCTATTGGTTATGGTTCTCCAAAAACTGAAAGAGGCCTTCACCCATCTGGATTTAAAGATGTTCTTGTTAAAAATATGTCTGAATTAGAAAATTTAGACCCTGTTACTGAAGCTGGTAGAATAAGTGCTACTATCGGTAAAAAGAAAAAAGAAATGATGTTGGATAAAGCATCTGAATTAGGAATTAAAATTTTAAATAAATAA